One segment of Anopheles stephensi strain Indian chromosome 3, UCI_ANSTEP_V1.0, whole genome shotgun sequence DNA contains the following:
- the LOC118510799 gene encoding 1-acyl-sn-glycerol-3-phosphate acyltransferase beta-like, with protein sequence MVECFMCSLGWIVKYYLYAWVACFGIFVALTIFSKLGERGNKFKYYSKYGMIYFATQSFTTLIAPFSLLRARNIDNCRIVATVIARCSKILGITWELRNAQILRQAKGAIVLTNHQSSMDILGMMILWDILWKVVPIAKLELLFLFPFGPSAWLAGVQYINRKNRTSAMKVFDRCKRMMTEDGAKMYIYPEGTRYPERGMLPFKKGAFHTAIEAQVPIIPVVFSHMYFIQSKKHIFDDGHVIIDTLEPIPTVGLTKADLDQLIERTRNAMLARYEEINREVDAGLKDPQWVRQDRPRFKVYEGKKTN encoded by the exons ATGGTCGAGTGTTTCATGTGCAGCTTAG GCTGGATTGTAAAGTACTACCTGTACGCGTGGGTCGCCTGCTTTGGCATCTTCGTAGCCCTCACCATCTTCTCGAAGCTCGGCGAACGGGGTAATAAGTTTAAGTACTACAGCAAGTATGGCATGATTTACTTTGCGACCCAATCGTTTACGACGCTGATTGCACCGTTCTCGCTGCTCCGAGCACGCAACATCGATAATTGCAG AATCGTTGCCACCGTCATAGCGCGCTGCTCGAAGATTCTCGGCATCACGTGGGAGCTCCGGAATGCGCAGATTCTACGCCAGGCGAAAGGTGCAATCGTTCTCACGAACCATCAGTCATCGATGGATATATTGG GAATGATGATACTGTGGGACATTCTTTGGAAGGTCGTCCCGATCGCCAAGCTGGAACTGCTCTTCCTCTTCCCATTCGGACCGTCCGCCTGGCTTGCCGGGGTGCAGTACATTAATCGCAAAAATCGTACCTCCGCCATGAAGGTGTTCGATCGCTGCAAGCGCATGATGACGGAGGACGGTGCGAAGATGTACATCTATCCGGAGGGTACGCGGTATCCCGAGCGGGGCATGCTGCCGTTCAAGAAGGGTGCCTTCCACACGGCAATCGAAGCGCAGGTCCCCATCATCCCGGTCGTCTTCTCGCACATGTACTTCATCCAGTCGAAGAAGCACATCTTCGACGATGGGCATGTGATTATCGATACGCTCGAGCCTATACCGACGGTGGGCCTCACGAAAGCGGACCTGGATCAGCTGATCGAACGGACGCGCAACGCTATGCTGGCACGGTACGAAGAGATCAATCGTGAGGTTGATGCAGGGCTGAAGGACCCACAGTGGGTGCGGCAGGATCGGCCAAGGTTTAAGGTGTACGAAGGTAAGAAGACAAACTGA